The following are encoded in a window of Brevibacillus sp. DP1.3A genomic DNA:
- a CDS encoding cation:proton antiporter gives MEHIVFEVGLALALIAIAGFLSMKLKFSIVPFYILVGMIVGPHAPDIGLFDLRFIESAPLIEFMGRLGVLFLLFYLGLEFSVGRLIKAGRSIAVGGTIYIVINFTLGLVFGWAAGFPLKEVLIIAGITTISSSAIVAKVLVDLKRTANRETEMILGIIMFEDIFLAVYISIVSGLVLSGATSLAGVLSSALIALGYMLLLIIVGRKLVPFLNRALNIKSNEVFMITVFAALFLIAGFSETIHVAEAIGALLVGLVLAETQHMKRIEHLILPFRDFFGAMFFFSFGLTIDPLELGGAVWLSIAAVAITLFGNVVAGLLAGRSAGLSPKASTNIGLTIVSRGEFSIIMANLGKAGALMEILQPFAALYVLILAILGPLLTKESKHIYKLLNAVFRLDRKTPHKEPENKADAG, from the coding sequence TTGGAGCACATCGTTTTTGAAGTCGGTCTCGCCCTCGCACTCATAGCAATTGCGGGGTTCCTCTCTATGAAGTTAAAATTCTCCATTGTACCCTTCTACATTCTTGTCGGGATGATCGTGGGTCCACACGCTCCCGACATCGGTTTGTTTGATCTCCGCTTTATTGAAAGCGCCCCGCTCATCGAATTTATGGGCAGACTTGGCGTACTCTTCCTGTTGTTTTACCTCGGACTGGAATTTTCGGTAGGCCGTTTGATCAAGGCTGGTCGATCCATTGCCGTAGGCGGTACGATCTACATCGTGATTAACTTTACCCTCGGCCTCGTATTTGGTTGGGCCGCTGGCTTCCCTCTCAAAGAGGTATTGATTATCGCCGGTATTACCACTATTTCCTCCAGCGCCATTGTGGCAAAAGTACTGGTGGATCTCAAACGTACAGCAAATCGCGAAACAGAGATGATCTTGGGGATCATCATGTTCGAAGACATATTCTTGGCCGTCTATATTTCGATCGTGTCCGGCTTGGTGTTAAGCGGTGCAACCTCTCTTGCTGGCGTACTCTCATCCGCATTGATTGCACTCGGCTACATGCTTCTCCTCATTATCGTAGGCCGCAAGCTCGTACCTTTCCTGAATCGGGCATTGAACATCAAATCAAACGAAGTGTTTATGATTACGGTGTTTGCCGCTCTGTTTCTGATTGCGGGTTTTTCCGAAACGATCCATGTTGCCGAAGCCATCGGAGCATTGCTCGTAGGTCTCGTCTTGGCAGAAACACAACACATGAAGCGCATCGAGCACCTCATCCTGCCGTTTCGTGACTTCTTCGGAGCCATGTTCTTCTTCAGCTTCGGCTTGACGATTGATCCGTTGGAGTTGGGTGGAGCCGTATGGTTGTCCATCGCTGCAGTCGCCATTACCCTCTTCGGTAACGTCGTGGCCGGACTTTTGGCTGGCCGAAGCGCTGGACTGTCTCCCAAGGCTTCTACCAATATTGGACTGACCATCGTATCTCGCGGTGAGTTCTCCATTATCATGGCTAATCTCGGAAAAGCGGGCGCACTCATGGAAATTCTGCAACCATTTGCGGCTCTTTACGTTTTGATTCTCGCCATTTTAGGTCCATTGTTGACCAAGGAATCCAAGCATATTTACAAGTTGCTCAATGCTGTGTTTCGTCTGGATCGAAAGACACCACACAAAGAACCAGAAAACAAAGCAGACGCTGGATAA
- a CDS encoding peroxiredoxin, whose protein sequence is MKKHHNVWAIVVLLGLLGWGIFDTEFLNKQEPIASGNGQIGIEKGNTAPDFELQQIGGGTVKLSDLRGKKVILNLWATWCPPCRAEMPDMQRYYEENKEKGVVILGVNLTDTETSPEAVADFVKLYGITFPILLDPDKEVANVYKAISIPTSYIIDSNGVVQNKYIGPMSEEIMENMLSAIK, encoded by the coding sequence ATGAAGAAGCATCATAATGTTTGGGCGATCGTCGTACTCTTGGGGCTTTTGGGATGGGGCATTTTTGATACGGAATTCTTGAACAAGCAGGAGCCCATCGCTTCAGGCAACGGGCAGATTGGCATTGAAAAAGGGAATACCGCTCCGGATTTTGAACTCCAGCAGATAGGTGGCGGTACGGTCAAGCTGTCCGATTTACGGGGGAAAAAAGTCATTCTCAATCTGTGGGCGACGTGGTGTCCTCCTTGCCGCGCAGAAATGCCGGACATGCAGCGTTACTACGAAGAGAACAAGGAAAAAGGCGTCGTTATTCTCGGTGTTAATTTGACCGATACGGAGACGAGCCCGGAAGCGGTGGCGGATTTTGTGAAGTTGTATGGCATTACCTTCCCGATCTTGCTCGATCCCGATAAAGAAGTGGCGAATGTGTACAAAGCCATTTCGATTCCGACCAGCTACATCATTGATTCGAACGGCGTGGTCCAGAATAAATACATCGGCCCGATGAGTGAAGAAATCATGGAGAACATGTTGTCTGCGATCAAATAG
- a CDS encoding GNAT family N-acetyltransferase — MLTNIFTLQERYALAFSTRTEHPQVRVYRDESVPDMYSHNYIEIMSVPTQDWVQAYIEQELRHAKEQQLGHLKLELHPSLPYSEEVVSFATQLGFEVNTMLYMLAPLDVADKLAPNPHCSVLRGDSTDVMEAGIRCLTASDSVMINPDFAVRKANRKREIYERGEIIPYVCFVDQEPVGACEWHLYKELVRMEEFFILDAWQRRGFGTEIIRVMMQDAKKLGATHMYLTTYADDTPQEMYSKLGFQEVQRHLEMIWLKS; from the coding sequence ATGCTCACGAATATTTTTACTTTGCAGGAGCGCTATGCCCTTGCTTTTTCTACGCGAACGGAGCATCCACAAGTGCGTGTATATCGCGATGAATCGGTCCCGGACATGTATAGCCATAATTATATAGAAATTATGTCAGTTCCCACTCAAGACTGGGTGCAAGCTTACATCGAGCAAGAGCTTCGACATGCCAAAGAGCAACAGCTTGGCCACTTGAAGCTGGAGCTGCACCCGTCGCTACCTTATTCAGAAGAGGTAGTGTCTTTTGCGACCCAGCTTGGGTTTGAAGTAAATACGATGCTGTACATGCTTGCTCCGCTGGATGTTGCCGATAAACTAGCGCCGAATCCACACTGCTCCGTTTTACGAGGGGATTCAACTGACGTCATGGAAGCAGGCATACGCTGTCTTACCGCTAGTGATTCCGTCATGATCAATCCTGATTTTGCTGTACGTAAAGCGAACCGGAAAAGAGAAATTTATGAAAGAGGTGAGATCATTCCGTATGTGTGCTTTGTCGATCAGGAGCCAGTCGGTGCATGTGAATGGCATCTTTACAAGGAGCTCGTTCGTATGGAGGAATTTTTTATACTGGATGCCTGGCAGCGTAGAGGATTCGGCACGGAAATCATTCGGGTCATGATGCAGGACGCCAAAAAACTCGGTGCCACCCATATGTACTTGACGACCTATGCAGATGATACTCCACAGGAAATGTACAGCAAGCTCGGCTTTCAAGAGGTCCAAAGGCATTTGGAAATGATCTGGCTAAAGAGCTAG
- a CDS encoding bifunctional precorrin-2 dehydrogenase/sirohydrochlorin ferrochelatase, with the protein MTHYAMMVNLQNKRCLVVGGGQVAERKIGSLLAAGADVTVVSPSCTAIILEWAHAKKLMVALRPFIPQDVEEAVLIIAATSDPAVNLTVYEACRPHQWINIVDRPDLCSFTVPSVVARGDLQIAISTGGNNPGLAKKMRRQLEEWVGPEYEDYTLFLGSMRRQVLALAVSEADKRAILAELLDDRFLQWTKSGETDRRDREAEALLNITKE; encoded by the coding sequence GTGACGCACTATGCCATGATGGTCAATCTACAAAACAAGCGTTGCTTGGTGGTCGGTGGCGGGCAGGTAGCCGAGCGGAAAATCGGTAGTCTGCTTGCTGCTGGTGCGGATGTCACCGTTGTGAGTCCCTCCTGTACGGCAATCATCCTTGAATGGGCACACGCTAAGAAGCTGATGGTAGCACTGCGCCCCTTTATCCCGCAGGACGTAGAGGAGGCAGTGCTCATCATCGCGGCGACGAGTGATCCCGCCGTCAATCTGACTGTATACGAAGCGTGCCGTCCGCATCAATGGATCAATATCGTTGATCGCCCCGATCTCTGTTCTTTTACCGTTCCATCCGTCGTTGCACGTGGAGACTTGCAGATTGCTATCTCTACGGGTGGGAACAACCCGGGTCTGGCGAAGAAAATGCGCCGCCAGCTCGAAGAATGGGTGGGACCGGAATACGAGGACTACACGCTTTTTCTCGGCAGCATGAGAAGACAAGTACTCGCGCTGGCGGTGAGCGAAGCGGACAAACGGGCAATCTTGGCAGAGCTTTTGGACGACCGATTTTTACAGTGGACCAAAAGTGGCGAAACCGACCGAAGGGATCGGGAGGCAGAAGCGCTGCTTAACATCACAAAAGAGTAG
- the cobA gene encoding uroporphyrinogen-III C-methyltransferase, which produces MSGAGKVYLVGAGPGDPKLITVKGMECLQKAEVVVYDRLANPALLEYAPQTAERIYCGKLPDHHTMRQESINELLADKALEGKVVVRLKGGDPCVFGRAGEEAQHLAERGIAFEIVPGVTAGIAASAYAGIPVTHRDHGSSFAVVTGHLREDKPELAVEKWRALANGIDTVAFYMGVANLPLIRTQLIKHGRDPHTPVAVISWGTLPQQAVVTGTLADIEERLAENSHITNPAIILVGDVVKMREKINWFEATLGIEQVQQ; this is translated from the coding sequence ATGAGCGGCGCGGGTAAAGTCTATCTCGTAGGAGCCGGCCCTGGCGATCCAAAGCTGATTACCGTAAAAGGAATGGAATGCCTGCAAAAGGCAGAGGTGGTTGTGTATGATCGTCTGGCAAATCCAGCTCTGCTGGAGTACGCGCCACAGACGGCGGAACGCATCTACTGCGGCAAGCTGCCAGATCATCACACGATGAGACAGGAATCCATTAACGAGCTGTTAGCGGATAAAGCGCTGGAAGGAAAAGTCGTCGTTCGGCTAAAAGGTGGCGATCCCTGTGTATTTGGCCGTGCGGGAGAAGAAGCGCAGCATTTGGCTGAGCGAGGAATTGCCTTCGAAATTGTCCCGGGAGTAACAGCTGGGATTGCAGCCTCGGCGTACGCGGGTATTCCGGTGACACACCGCGATCACGGCTCGTCATTTGCTGTCGTGACGGGACATTTGCGCGAAGACAAGCCGGAGTTAGCTGTAGAAAAATGGCGTGCTCTCGCGAATGGCATCGACACCGTTGCCTTTTACATGGGAGTAGCCAATCTGCCGTTGATCCGCACCCAATTAATCAAGCATGGACGCGATCCGCATACGCCAGTAGCCGTCATCTCTTGGGGAACACTCCCACAGCAAGCGGTGGTAACGGGTACTTTGGCTGATATTGAGGAACGTTTGGCTGAAAACAGTCACATCACGAATCCAGCTATCATTCTGGTCGGTGATGTGGTTAAGATGCGTGAGAAAATCAACTGGTTTGAAGCTACGCTTGGAATCGAGCAAGTGCAACAATAG
- the cobT gene encoding nicotinate-nucleotide--dimethylbenzimidazole phosphoribosyltransferase: MSVIYPAIEPRNQEASEQTRQHVDQLTKPLGSLGRLEQLAIELAGMTGETMPVVTPPGVLVFAADHGVAREGVSAYPQEVTAQMVLNMVHGGAGVNVFARQIGAIQKIVDVGVAVEVEAPGVYSKRIRAGSGNMLKEAAMTADEAQRSIAVGLEMAEAIIGEGAKVLIVGEVGIGNTTASSAILSALTGADPEQIVGRGTGLDDAGWQRKKAVVRDVLALHRPDATNPLDVLAKVGGLEIGAMAGAIMGAASRRVPVLLDGFIATVAALLAVRMEPLVADYLIAGHRSEEPGHDFVLQALGKEPLLSLKLRLGEGSGATLAFPIVEAATRMVREMATFASAGVSDR; this comes from the coding sequence ATGTCAGTCATTTATCCGGCGATTGAGCCACGAAATCAGGAAGCAAGTGAGCAAACGAGACAGCATGTGGATCAGTTGACCAAGCCGCTTGGCAGCCTTGGTCGCTTGGAGCAATTGGCTATTGAGCTGGCAGGGATGACAGGTGAGACGATGCCTGTTGTGACACCGCCGGGCGTGCTTGTTTTTGCGGCCGATCACGGTGTGGCACGGGAAGGTGTCTCTGCCTATCCGCAGGAAGTGACAGCGCAAATGGTGCTGAATATGGTTCATGGCGGAGCGGGAGTCAACGTCTTCGCCAGACAAATCGGAGCCATCCAAAAAATCGTAGATGTCGGTGTAGCGGTCGAGGTCGAAGCTCCGGGCGTTTACAGCAAGCGAATCAGAGCAGGCTCGGGCAATATGCTGAAAGAAGCAGCGATGACCGCAGACGAAGCGCAGCGCTCCATTGCAGTTGGCCTCGAGATGGCAGAAGCGATTATCGGGGAAGGTGCAAAAGTCCTGATCGTCGGTGAAGTAGGGATTGGCAACACGACAGCCAGTAGTGCGATTCTGTCAGCCTTAACTGGAGCTGATCCTGAGCAAATCGTCGGACGAGGAACAGGGCTGGATGACGCAGGCTGGCAGCGTAAAAAGGCAGTTGTTCGTGACGTGCTTGCGCTGCATCGCCCGGATGCAACCAATCCGTTGGACGTTTTGGCAAAAGTCGGCGGACTGGAAATCGGAGCAATGGCAGGGGCGATCATGGGAGCAGCTTCTCGCCGCGTCCCTGTGCTGCTGGACGGCTTTATCGCTACGGTAGCGGCTTTGCTTGCTGTTCGAATGGAGCCACTCGTTGCTGATTACTTGATCGCGGGTCACCGTTCTGAGGAGCCGGGGCATGATTTTGTCCTGCAAGCATTAGGCAAGGAGCCATTGCTCAGCCTGAAATTGCGACTGGGCGAAGGAAGCGGAGCAACATTGGCGTTTCCAATCGTGGAAGCAGCGACACGGATGGTTCGTGAGATGGCGACATTTGCATCAGCAGGAGTAAGTGACCGATGA
- a CDS encoding RNA-guided endonuclease TnpB family protein, whose translation MILAKKIRLKPTPEQEQQLWRSAGTARWVYNWTLARQEVNYHNGGAFLLDGGLRKELTQLKQSEEYVWLYDVSNNITKQAVKDACDAYKRFFKGLADQPRFKRRRHSNPSFYNDPVKLKAKSGLVLIEKVGWVSTSEQVPMDVKYNNPRISFDGKYWYLSVGFEHEIKKPERTGQALGIDVGIKELAVCSNGMVFKNINKTREVKKAEKHLRRLQRRVSRQYESNKEGNRFVKTCNIVKVEKSVRLLYRRLTNIRTNHIHQATNAIVKTKPSKVVMENLNIRGMMRNHYLSKALAQQKLYAFKRQLQYKCEKYGIGFLEAEQWYPSSKTCSDCGEIKRDLKLSDRVFKCGCGLELDRDLNASINLAKLAN comes from the coding sequence GTGATACTGGCGAAGAAAATTAGGCTAAAGCCAACCCCTGAGCAAGAACAACAACTTTGGAGATCGGCAGGAACTGCTCGTTGGGTTTACAACTGGACACTAGCAAGACAAGAAGTAAACTATCATAACGGTGGCGCGTTTTTGTTAGACGGAGGTTTAAGAAAAGAACTTACACAACTCAAACAGTCAGAAGAATATGTTTGGTTATATGACGTCTCCAACAATATCACCAAACAGGCTGTCAAAGACGCATGTGATGCATATAAGAGATTCTTCAAAGGACTGGCAGATCAGCCGAGATTCAAGAGACGTAGGCACTCTAATCCATCGTTTTACAACGACCCTGTGAAGTTAAAAGCAAAGTCTGGTCTCGTTCTCATCGAGAAGGTCGGGTGGGTATCTACATCGGAGCAAGTTCCCATGGATGTGAAATATAACAATCCACGCATCTCCTTTGACGGGAAATATTGGTATCTATCTGTTGGTTTTGAACATGAGATAAAAAAGCCAGAACGAACAGGTCAAGCTCTTGGAATTGACGTAGGTATCAAAGAACTTGCTGTCTGCTCGAATGGAATGGTATTCAAAAACATCAATAAAACGAGAGAAGTAAAGAAAGCTGAGAAGCATTTGCGTCGGTTACAGCGTAGAGTTTCTCGTCAATATGAATCGAACAAGGAGGGAAACCGTTTCGTCAAAACATGTAACATTGTGAAAGTCGAGAAATCGGTTCGTTTGCTTTATCGAAGACTAACGAATATCCGTACAAACCATATCCATCAGGCTACTAATGCTATCGTGAAAACCAAGCCTAGCAAAGTAGTGATGGAGAACTTGAATATCAGAGGTATGATGAGGAATCACTATTTATCAAAAGCTCTCGCACAACAGAAGTTGTATGCGTTCAAAAGACAGTTACAATACAAGTGCGAGAAATACGGTATTGGCTTCCTGGAAGCTGAGCAATGGTATCCATCATCTAAAACCTGCTCTGATTGCGGAGAAATCAAGAGGGACTTGAAACTATCCGATCGGGTATTTAAGTGTGGTTGCGGTCTAGAACTAGATAGAGACCTCAATGCTTCTATCAATCTAGCGAAATTAGCAAACTAA
- a CDS encoding cobyric acid synthase — protein MPKALPLMVQGTSSDAGKSAIATALCRIFAQDGYKTAPFKSQNMALNSYVTLDGKEIGRAQGVQAEAAGILATTDMNPILIKPTRDSESQIVVNGEPYGNMKAMAYRTEFYHEGLRIIEEAYQRLASTYERVVIEGAGSPAEVNLNDRELVNMRVARLTNAPVILVADIERGGVFASLVGTLQLLEPEDRDRVIGVIINRFRGDLTLLQPGLDWFEEYTGKPVLGVVPFIPDLWIDAEDSLILHRYQGQRETPREIDIAVLRYPRISNFTDVDPFFVEPDCRMRFVTRLEELGEPDLIVLPGSKNTLEDLQFLRETGLAAAVKDLHHKGKTYIVGLCGGYQMLGESIHDPAGVESPLQQLDGLGLIPMITTMEQKKTTVLSRGEAVFAKERLTVEGYEIHMGQSAYPSNDFPFIQMEGRTEGYCQEERQLIGTYFHGLFHNDHFRTLLLNTIREKKGLPPIEDRPSFVALREQGYDLLAETVRRHVKLDTIEEYMKAFQEKEMLQSKIIQ, from the coding sequence GTGCCTAAAGCCCTCCCGTTGATGGTGCAAGGTACCAGCTCGGATGCAGGAAAAAGTGCGATTGCTACAGCGCTGTGCCGGATTTTTGCCCAGGATGGCTACAAGACAGCTCCGTTCAAATCACAAAATATGGCGTTGAACTCCTACGTTACGCTTGATGGAAAAGAAATCGGCCGGGCACAGGGCGTTCAGGCGGAAGCAGCAGGAATTCTGGCGACGACCGATATGAACCCCATTTTGATCAAACCTACTAGAGATTCTGAATCGCAAATTGTCGTCAACGGCGAGCCATACGGCAACATGAAAGCGATGGCCTATCGTACAGAATTTTACCACGAGGGCTTGCGGATCATTGAGGAAGCGTATCAACGACTCGCTAGCACCTACGAGCGGGTCGTCATCGAAGGGGCTGGCAGTCCGGCAGAGGTTAATCTAAATGACCGCGAGCTCGTCAATATGCGAGTCGCTCGTCTTACGAACGCGCCCGTCATTTTGGTGGCAGACATCGAGCGTGGGGGTGTGTTTGCCAGCTTGGTCGGTACCCTTCAGCTGCTTGAACCCGAAGATCGGGACCGTGTGATCGGAGTCATCATCAATCGTTTTCGCGGTGATTTGACACTTTTGCAGCCGGGGCTGGACTGGTTCGAAGAATATACGGGCAAGCCTGTCCTTGGTGTCGTGCCTTTTATTCCAGACTTGTGGATCGATGCGGAGGATTCGCTGATTTTGCACCGTTATCAAGGTCAGCGTGAGACACCGCGAGAGATTGACATTGCTGTTTTGCGTTACCCGCGAATTTCCAACTTTACAGACGTGGACCCGTTTTTTGTAGAGCCGGATTGCCGGATGCGCTTTGTGACACGTTTGGAAGAGTTGGGTGAACCAGATCTGATTGTCTTGCCGGGCAGCAAGAATACACTTGAAGATTTGCAATTTCTGCGAGAGACAGGTCTTGCCGCGGCGGTCAAAGACCTTCATCATAAAGGGAAGACGTATATCGTCGGCTTGTGTGGCGGCTATCAAATGCTGGGAGAATCCATTCACGATCCAGCTGGGGTCGAGTCTCCGTTGCAGCAGCTTGATGGGCTAGGCCTCATCCCGATGATCACGACGATGGAGCAGAAGAAAACGACAGTTTTGTCCCGCGGAGAAGCAGTATTTGCGAAGGAAAGGCTGACGGTGGAAGGCTACGAGATTCACATGGGGCAATCTGCTTATCCGAGCAATGATTTTCCTTTTATCCAGATGGAGGGGCGTACGGAGGGCTATTGTCAGGAGGAGCGGCAGTTGATCGGCACGTATTTTCATGGCCTGTTCCACAATGACCACTTCCGCACGCTGTTGCTGAATACCATCCGTGAGAAAAAAGGTCTTCCACCCATCGAGGATCGCCCATCCTTTGTCGCTCTGAGAGAGCAGGGGTACGATCTGTTGGCGGAAACCGTTCGTCGCCATGTGAAGTTGGATACGATCGAAGAGTACATGAAGGCTTTTCAAGAAAAAGAGATGCTACAGAGTAAAATTATTCAATAA
- a CDS encoding cobyrinate a,c-diamide synthase: MTDSRRIVIAGTGSGAGKTTVTIGLMAALKRKGHTVQGFKCGPDYIDPTYHTAVTGRASRNLDSFMLEHEIVKEIFVRGSEGADISIIEGVMGMYDGKEATSDKGSTAEISILTGSPVLLVVNCQSMARSAAAIVKGFQLLNPQARIVGVIANKVGSEGHHKIVKAAIEQECGIPVVGYLKRENELEIPERHLGLVPSVERGELTPLFEKLADLIAETVDLEQIWELAKAEPLQAKPTLFVPRKASATVTIAVAKDPAFHFYYPENLELLEAYGAKLAFFSPLAGEGVPEDADGLYIGGGFPEEFAAELSQNEAVKQSIRSAITKGLPTLAECGGYMFLTEAIVTTEGDSYPMVGLIPGKVTMQKKLAALGYREVRGKGVNFLLGTEEQAKGHEFHYSTYASDQELPAAYETKGLRGTKPEGYAQDNLVAGYTHLHFGSNPDLVERWLSRCAEVAARA; this comes from the coding sequence ATGACGGACAGCCGCCGTATTGTGATTGCCGGAACAGGCAGCGGAGCGGGTAAGACAACCGTTACCATCGGACTGATGGCTGCTCTGAAAAGAAAAGGGCATACCGTACAGGGCTTCAAGTGCGGACCTGACTACATCGATCCTACGTATCATACGGCTGTGACGGGCAGAGCTTCGCGCAATCTGGACAGCTTCATGCTGGAGCACGAGATCGTGAAGGAGATTTTTGTCCGCGGCAGCGAGGGTGCAGACATCTCGATTATCGAGGGTGTCATGGGTATGTACGATGGCAAGGAAGCGACCAGCGATAAAGGCAGTACGGCCGAAATCAGCATCCTGACTGGCTCTCCGGTTCTGTTGGTTGTCAATTGTCAGAGCATGGCGCGAAGTGCGGCAGCGATTGTCAAAGGCTTTCAATTGCTCAACCCACAGGCGAGAATCGTCGGTGTCATCGCGAACAAGGTCGGCAGTGAGGGACATCACAAAATCGTGAAGGCAGCGATCGAGCAGGAGTGCGGGATTCCGGTCGTGGGCTACCTGAAACGGGAGAACGAGCTGGAAATACCGGAACGTCATCTCGGATTGGTGCCATCTGTCGAGCGTGGAGAGTTGACTCCTTTGTTTGAAAAGCTGGCTGACTTGATCGCGGAGACAGTAGATTTGGAACAAATCTGGGAGCTGGCCAAGGCAGAGCCGCTACAAGCGAAACCTACGCTGTTTGTTCCGCGAAAAGCATCTGCCACTGTCACTATTGCTGTCGCGAAGGACCCTGCTTTTCATTTTTACTATCCGGAAAATTTGGAGCTGCTCGAAGCATATGGCGCGAAGCTCGCGTTTTTTTCACCGCTGGCCGGAGAGGGAGTGCCTGAGGACGCGGATGGCTTGTACATCGGGGGAGGCTTCCCGGAGGAATTTGCAGCAGAGCTATCGCAAAATGAAGCGGTGAAGCAATCGATCCGATCTGCGATCACAAAAGGCTTGCCTACCTTGGCTGAGTGCGGTGGCTACATGTTTTTGACAGAGGCAATCGTGACGACAGAGGGCGACAGCTATCCGATGGTGGGGCTCATCCCAGGCAAGGTGACCATGCAGAAAAAGCTCGCAGCGCTTGGCTATCGGGAAGTGCGCGGCAAGGGAGTCAATTTCTTGCTCGGAACCGAGGAACAGGCAAAAGGACATGAATTCCATTACTCTACTTATGCTTCGGATCAAGAGCTGCCAGCAGCATATGAGACGAAAGGGCTTCGCGGTACGAAACCGGAGGGCTATGCACAGGATAATCTGGTCGCAGGCTATACTCACTTGCATTTCGGCTCCAATCCTGACCTGGTCGAACGTTGGCTGAGCCGTTGCGCGGAGGTGGCCGCTCGTGCCTAA
- a CDS encoding cobalt-precorrin 5A hydrolase codes for MKIIELIEGEIPVIEQRGDYAIVAITKHGVEMARDLAQKFPGTDLYYMSKFERGDEEARGIQLFSNSVRMLFPALWPAYKGLIIIISLGAVIRMIAPLLEDKKKDPGVVVVDDRGENVISVLSGHLGGANELAREVAAVMGARPIITTASDVQKTIPVDLFGRRFGWEWDSAEKLTPVSASVVNEERVAVINESGERDWWMHDTPMPPSIKEYATIAEAKADQPQGALVVSHRLLTPEEQSILDNGVLYRPKVIVLGMGCNRGTSAEEIEAVIKETLDELQFSIKSVKALATIELKKDEAGLIAVCEKYGWSFVWYSPEELNQVEISDPSDTVFKFTGAYGVSEPAAKLYAGAGELVLTKKKSGNTTISVGLMPYHEEERA; via the coding sequence ATGAAGATCATCGAACTGATCGAGGGAGAAATCCCTGTTATCGAGCAGCGCGGAGACTATGCGATCGTCGCCATCACGAAGCACGGAGTAGAGATGGCGCGCGATCTGGCACAGAAATTCCCTGGGACGGACCTGTACTACATGAGCAAGTTCGAGCGTGGAGATGAGGAAGCGCGCGGCATCCAGCTGTTTTCGAACAGTGTACGGATGCTGTTTCCCGCTCTCTGGCCTGCTTATAAAGGGTTAATCATCATTATTTCACTGGGTGCGGTTATTCGGATGATCGCACCTTTGCTCGAAGATAAAAAGAAAGACCCGGGTGTCGTCGTCGTCGATGACCGTGGGGAGAATGTCATCAGTGTGCTGTCCGGTCATTTGGGCGGTGCCAATGAGCTGGCTCGCGAGGTAGCGGCAGTCATGGGTGCTCGTCCGATTATCACGACAGCATCTGACGTACAAAAGACGATCCCGGTCGATCTATTTGGTAGACGTTTTGGCTGGGAGTGGGATTCCGCTGAAAAGCTGACCCCTGTCAGTGCTTCTGTCGTAAATGAGGAGCGCGTAGCCGTCATCAATGAATCCGGTGAACGTGACTGGTGGATGCATGACACGCCGATGCCACCGTCCATCAAGGAATACGCGACAATCGCTGAGGCAAAAGCCGATCAGCCGCAAGGTGCTCTAGTCGTTTCTCATCGCTTGCTCACACCGGAGGAACAATCGATTTTGGACAACGGCGTCCTTTATCGTCCGAAGGTAATCGTGCTCGGGATGGGCTGCAACCGTGGAACCTCCGCAGAGGAGATCGAGGCAGTCATCAAGGAAACGCTGGATGAACTGCAATTTTCAATCAAAAGTGTAAAAGCACTGGCGACCATCGAGCTGAAAAAGGATGAAGCAGGTCTGATCGCCGTTTGCGAAAAATACGGCTGGTCATTCGTCTGGTATTCGCCTGAAGAGTTGAATCAGGTAGAAATCAGCGATCCGTCTGATACCGTCTTCAAGTTCACTGGCGCGTACGGAGTGAGCGAGCCTGCCGCGAAGCTGTATGCTGGCGCGGGCGAACTCGTTTTGACCAAGAAGAAGTCGGGCAACACCACCATTTCGGTCGGATTGATGCCCTATCATGAGGAGGAGCGCGCATGA